Proteins from one Spirochaetota bacterium genomic window:
- a CDS encoding peptidylprolyl isomerase, with amino-acid sequence MKKKYALIIFCILLITNSNAFSWEIYDRVIAIVNDIPIIESEVLSKLSRLQKIKKINKGKIIYEKSRLLDKFIDDTLVCQTAKEEYIIVSEKKIDHQIDKIMKSMNLTSIEEFKKRIEASEKMSFKDYKEELRISIITEQVMSIAIGVSPPSEKDGIEWYEKNKKKLGYQVKLKHILVKPNNNSIAEEKRVNKQINKLRRLIVSGKSFEEIAQAHSEDSSTSKRGGDLGWVNIAELDPYFASQVDKIRKIGKISGVIKSNYGYHIVKYLGRRSVPYGSVANKILNLLYNQRMMEQFRKWVLRRRRESEIKIYMEDYVRG; translated from the coding sequence ATGAAAAAAAAGTATGCACTAATAATTTTTTGTATATTGCTTATCACAAATAGCAACGCCTTTTCATGGGAGATCTATGATAGGGTTATTGCGATTGTGAATGATATACCAATAATTGAGAGTGAGGTCTTGTCCAAGTTATCACGGTTACAAAAGATCAAGAAGATTAACAAGGGGAAGATAATTTATGAAAAGAGCAGACTGCTCGATAAATTTATCGATGATACCCTTGTTTGCCAGACAGCAAAAGAGGAATATATCATTGTAAGTGAAAAAAAGATTGATCATCAAATAGACAAGATCATGAAAAGCATGAACTTAACTTCAATTGAAGAGTTTAAGAAGAGAATCGAAGCAAGTGAAAAGATGAGCTTCAAGGATTATAAAGAGGAGCTAAGAATCTCTATTATAACCGAACAGGTAATGTCAATAGCAATTGGGGTGTCGCCACCATCGGAAAAGGATGGTATTGAATGGTATGAGAAAAATAAAAAAAAACTTGGTTACCAGGTTAAGTTAAAACACATCCTAGTCAAACCGAATAACAATTCAATAGCAGAAGAGAAGAGAGTAAATAAACAGATAAATAAATTGAGAAGACTTATCGTTTCAGGCAAATCCTTTGAAGAAATTGCACAAGCGCATTCAGAGGACTCAAGCACGTCAAAGAGGGGGGGGGATCTCGGATGGGTAAACATTGCTGAACTCGATCCCTATTTCGCATCTCAAGTGGACAAAATTAGAAAAATTGGGAAAATATCTGGAGTAATTAAATCAAACTACGGATATCACATTGTCAAGTATCTGGGAAGACGATCTGTGCCCTATGGATCAGTTGCCAATAAAATTTTAAACCTCCTATATAATCAAAGGATGATGGAACAGTTTCGGAAGTGGGTTTTAAGGAGACGAAGAGAATCAGAGATAAAGATCTATATGGAAGATTATGTTCGAGGATAG